One genomic window of Arachis hypogaea cultivar Tifrunner chromosome 8, arahy.Tifrunner.gnm2.J5K5, whole genome shotgun sequence includes the following:
- the LOC112705056 gene encoding F-box/kelch-repeat protein At3g06240-like encodes MAKFQLPLPIIPDELLQEIFLRSSAKAVGRCMCLNKFWYRQLCQPETCIHHMRRQKVLDQHVLFHVGYSLLLMGSDSLYIVNAASREEVNVQHPFGVGIHGWFRIVGVSNGNICFKFSRERDDTRLLVWNPTTQCSREISDPHRDHGRLFFPVYGFGHVPNSDAYKVIHMCKRDIADAYVFFSRYCSRRSTWFHCVDCLPGVEKIDPNSVFNNGQAYWITGTGDSYATPKSVLCYSVEDESFSEVSIPVGAIYTVHNLLTHKEKVALLAHTHNEFGYVAAIWHLNEDADGNRILEQYCRFASQSIRENPILFVDDNLLLLVNNSKERELLVNYRYTELILTEYDIKHGTRNLLVRRAWRYPETPHPITVRSTLKYFARMFPV; translated from the coding sequence ATGGCTAAATTCCAACTTCCCTTGCCGATTATTCCGGATGAACTGCTACAAGAAATCTTCCTGCGTAGTAGTGCCAAAGCTGTAGGGAGATGTATGTGTTTGAATAAATTCTGGTACCGACAGCTATGCCAACCAGAGACATGCATACACCACATGCGAAGGCAGAAAGTGTTAGATCAACATGTTTTGTTTCATGTTGGATACTCACTACTGTTAATGGGTTCAGATTCACTATATATAGTGAATGCTGCTTCTAGAGAAGAAGTGAATGTTCAGCATCCTTTCGGAGTTGGCATCCATGGGTGGTTTCGTATTGTGGGAGTGTCAAACGGGAACATATGTTTCAAGTTCTCTCGTGAACGAGACGACACAAGACTTTTGGTATGGAATCCGACAACACAATGCTCTAGAGAAATTTCTGACCCCCACAGGGACCACGGTAGATTGTTTTTCCCAGTATATGGTTTCGGTCATGTTCCAAACTCAGATGCATACAAAGTCATACATATGTGCAAAAGGGACATAGCTGATGCCTACGTTTTTTTCTCTAGATATTGTTCAAGGCGTTCTACATGGTTTCACTGCGTTGATTGTCTCCCTGGTGTAGAAAAAATTGACCCTAACTCTGTTTTTAATAATGGTCAAGCGTATTGGATAACTGGTACAGGAGATAGCTATGCTACACCCAAGTCTGTTTTATGTTACAGTGTTGAAGATGAATCATTTAGCGAGGTGTCTATCCCTGTAGGTGCAATATATACCGTTCACAATTTATTAACCCACAAGGAAAAAGTTGCACTCCTCGCTCATACACACAACGAATTTGGTTATGTCGCAGCAATTTGGCACTTGAATGAAGACGCGGATGGAAACAGAATATTAGAGCAATACTGCAGGTTTGCGAGTCAAAGCATCAGAGAAAATCCAATACTATTCGTGGATGATAACCTACTTTTGTTGGTGAACAATTCAAAGGAAAGAGAGTTACTCGTCAATTACAGGTACACAGAGCTTATATTGACAGAATATGACATCAAACATGGCACTAGAAATCTATTGGTGAGGAGAGCATGGCGATACCCAGAAACGCCACACCCGATCACAGTAAGGTCTACACTCAAGTATTTTGCAAGGATGTTTCCTGTCTAG